The stretch of DNA CACAAGTAATGTGTCgttattcaaaaattttgcacCGTACGCAGGATACCCGACGTTATAACTAGCTGTCACGAACTTCATAGTGGCTCGATTGTATCTCAACCTTGTTATATATCTGTATTTCTATCACGTATCCTTCTAGGTTTCTGTACAcgtttttgaattttttggattttttttttttcaacttttcttttttccctcATTCTTACTCTATTGTCATCACCATTCAAGATAAAGATAATAACTAGCTTTGAGAAATTAGACCAGACGCAGTGGAAGGTTGAATACATGCCTGTGTGAGGGTGGTGCCAATGACCAGTACATTACATACGACAAAAAAAGTGCTCTCCATTCAATCACACGTCATACATGGCTACGTGGGAAACAAGGCCGCTACGTTCCCACTTCAATACAGAGGTTGGGATGTGGACGTATTGAACACAGTTCAGTTTTCTAACCACTCGGGGTACGCCCACTTCACAGGCTTCAAATGCAGCACTGAGGAGTTGGTAGACATTGTAGAGAAGGGCTTGATTGGGTCTCTTAGAATCAAGTATGATGCCGTACTTAGTGGCTATTTACCCAATGTTCAAGCCCTGCAAAAGGTAGCAGGAATAGTGGGTCAATTATGTGAGGGGAGTGAAAACGTCAAGTGGATATTAGATCCTGTACTGGGCGATAATGGAAGGCTGTACGTGGATCGAGAATGTGTTGCGGTATACCAAGacattttacaaaacttcaaaatttttttggccaCACCAAATCAGTTTGAAATGGAACTGTTGGTGGGGATGTCAATTCGTACCTTAGACGACGCTAAGCAGGCATTTAAACTATTTCATAAAAAGTACCCTCGAGTAAGCCGAATAGTTGTCACTAGTCTGGAATTATCTGAATTCCTGAGCAACGACACTTACGTAGTAGCAGGGTTTGATTGCTCGGCCAGTGAAGAGATATTCTTCTATGAAATCCCCAAGATCAACGCAAAATTTAGTGGAAGTGGTGATTTAATCAGCGCCATGCTCACTGACTCGTTACTAGGCGACCGCCGCTGCACACAGCTGTCATTAAGCGCATCCTTGGGCCAAGTGCTGTGGCTCGTCACCAGTATCCTACAAAAAACGTATGATTTAAACATAGCTGAGCGGGGCCCACAAGATTCCACGATAGATATCAAGGATTTAAAGCTGATTCAGTGTAGAGACATCCTAAAGCAAGATCTCATACCCTCCATTGGCAAGCCAAAAACCATTAAAATATGATTCTTACGAAACGGTATGCTCCTTCCTCATTGGGGTGCGGCTGCTGCAGGAACCTGCCTAAATAGGAAAATACATTCCTGATTTGGAAACTGTAGGCACACGACGCGTCCCTTTGGAGAAGATCGATCCTTCTTTGGGTCTTTCAATTtgattggaaaaaaaatatttaaaaaaatagaagaaaaatatagaatATATAGAATATATAGAATCAACTACTGCAGTAgataaataaagaagacTATTCATATTCAGTATCACAATTGAAAGATTATTACAATTTGTATACATTGGTTCCCAATGAAGagcttttttctttatctttatGTGGCATTCATGTTTAGTTGCATAACGGCTCTGCCATTACCTGTGGATAACAAAAGGGCTTCTTCAGACTCCTTAGacctaaagaaaaaatacgCACCAGACCCTCCTATTACACATAATGTAAACATCGGAATTGTTTTCACAGATCCTGAAAGTTCGGAAGAAGCCGGCCGTCTCATAACAATAGACTTATACGGGACTATGGTGCCCAAGACAGTAATGACTTTTTGCCAGTATGTTGATAGTGTAAAAGATCGCCTTGCTTCCCGTCACAGTTACTCGCCAGAACGcgattttgataaaattctACCGAATGGAGCTATAGAAGGTAGCTCCgtttcttcctcctctATTGAAGAAACGGAAATGTTGGCTCCAAAACTCCCGGAAGAAAATCATAGTTTAATTCATGATAGGCCAGGCAGAGTTTCCATGATTAAGGACGATAAGGGTCTTAAGTTTATAATTGAGACCAGTGAGACGCCACTTGAAGGTGAAAGTGTTGTGTTTGGCCAAGTTACCGCCGGGTTAAAAGATCTGATGGATAAACTAGCTAATGTGAAAACTGACGAAAATGGCAAACCAGAGCAACCAATAACAATAGGTTACATTTCATCCCAGGAACACAGGATTCAGCATGCAAAGGAAGCTCACGAAAAGTATTTACAAAGGCTTCAAGATTACCAAAACGGCGATTTGGAGAAAGGTATTACATTGAAGAATTATTTATACCAGGGTAGTCAAAGAAAGTTAGAAGACGCAAAATATAATCAGCTTCACCATCCTTTACCAAAGATTATGCTTGGTATTTCGGTATTGTTACTTTTCTACGTTTTGGCCAAGTAcaggaaaagaatattcaaCAGATCGTCTAAAATAGTTTCTATTAGAGAGGATTAAAATGTTTCGATCCATCCGCTTAATATTCATTCATTTTGTATCACATACATACGTATAAATATACATAACTTACCTCGTCTTTATTATGCCAACCATCATTCCAGGGTTTTACGTAACAGTTCCTCTATGGATTCCTTTTCTAGGTACTTCCCAATCAGCACAATTTTACACTCTTTATTGGATCCGTCATATTTGCCTGGAAAGACATCGTAGGTGTCGCGGACGCCTTGGATTACACGAGCAATGGGGTTCTCTCCTTCAATAAGTATCAGACCTTTAGTTCTTTGTACTTCCCAATCACGGCCGTCATCTCGGCGACGCCCTCCCAGCACTGTCATGGCTCCAAAATTCTTCCACAATAAAGGTTGCAAAAATTGCTTAATAAacttattattatattcttCCTCGTTTTTTAATGGTCTGAAAGTAAGCATTATTGTGCCCATTCGATCATCATGAATGGTACCGTTTCCGCTACCACTATCTAAGATGTCAGATATCCGTACACTGTCGTATGCATGAATATCTAGTAAATTTTGAATCGGCGTATCACTATACTTGGTGAAGAACATCGGTGCGATAGAATTTATTTCCCGTactctttcttttaattgTTTGACCATTTCTGGTGAATGTTCGATAGTATCGTATTTGTTCATTATAATTCGATCAGCCATGGCTAGTTGGAAGTGTGCAATAGTCAGATTCCCCTCCAAACCAACTTTGTCACCATGCCAATGGGCATCGATGGAAATATCATCTAAGCATTTTAGTATATGCTCACAATCCAAAACCGTGATGATCCCGTCAATGTAAACGCTGCTATTCAATCCTTCGTCCTGCCAGAACATTTTCGCAATGGGGGCGGGATCTGCAATACCGGAGGTCTCTAAAAGGATATAATCGATTTTACCAGGTGAACGCTCCACCATATCTTCGATGGCTTTAACACctatatttttcaacgaACAACACAGACACCCGTTACCCAAATCCAACCATTCTTGGTAGCTGTTCGATCCATTTTTAATGGTCATAGCCTTTTCGATTTCACTAGAATCTCCAAATTCATTTAAAATTAcggcaatttttttatctgcACCTTTTAATGCAATTTTTTCCAGCAACGTCGATTTACCTGATCCTAGATAGCCGGTAATAATGCTCACAGGAATACGCTTTTTCTCGTGCACATCTGTTGCGCCTGCAGAAGTGTTCTCCACTTGCTTGTTTACCctttcaacttttgcatCGCTAACAATATTTCCACCATCATACGAgacattttccaaaatttcttgtagattattttcttcacctGTTACGAGGCAGGGTAGTTCaccatcttcttcttcattgaaCTTGATGTTTCTCAATGCAGACATTCTTCCGCTTTAAAAGTTGAAAATTCCTCAATGAAAAGGGTGTTCTTGGCTTTACAAGCGCATTAAAcatttaatattatataatatttataatATACATGTTATTCCaatagtgaaaaaaaaaaaaaaatgaaaatgaaaatgaaaaattcggCCCTTAAAAATGAACAACCTTTTACCAGCCGGCATTAAATGTCGTGGCACTTCACAGTTTATAACGCAAGGAATTTACTAATAGCAAGTGAAACCATTAACGATTAGTGTTGTTAAAAGAGTTGAATAAAGCCATTAAACAACGATTCAGTTGACAATGCGTTGGTCTGTCCTTGATACAGTGCTATTGACCGTGATTTCCTTTCATCTAATCCAAGCTCCATTCACCAAGGTGGAAGAGAGTTTTAATATTCAAGCCATTCATGATATTTTAACCTACAGCGTATTTGATATCTCCCAATATGACCACTTGAAATTTCCTGGAGTAGTCCCTAGAACATTCGTTGGTGCTGTGATTATTGCAATGCTTTCGAGACCTTATCTTTACTTGAGTTCTTTGATCCAAACTTCCAGGCCTACGTCTATAGATGTTCAATTGGTCGTTAGGGGGATTGTTGGCCTCACCAATGGGCTTTCTTTTATCTATTTAAAGAATTGTTTGCAAGATATGTTTGATGAAATcactgaaaagaaaaaggaagaaaatgaagacaaGGATATATACATTTACGATAGCGCTGGTACAtggtttcttttatttttaattgGCAGTTTCCACCTCATGTTCTACAGCACTAGGACTCTGCCTAATTTTGTCATGACTCTGCCTCTAACCAACGTCGCATTGGGGTGGGTTTTATTGGGTCGTTATAATGCAGCTATATTCCTATCTGCGCTCGTGGCAATTGTATTTAGACTGGAAGTGTCAGCTCTCAGTGCTGGTATTGCTCTATTTAGCGTCATCTTCAAGAAGATTTCTTTATTCGATGCTATCAAATTCGGTATCTTTGGCTTGGGACTTGGTTCCGCCATCAGTATCACCGTTGATTCATATTTCTGGCAAGAATGGTGTCTACCTGAGGTAGAtggttt from Saccharomyces cerevisiae S288C chromosome XIV, complete sequence encodes:
- the ZNG1 gene encoding GTP-dependent zinc transferase (GTP-dependent zinc transferase; couples GTP hydrolysis to the activation of methionine aminopeptidase Map1p, especially during zinc starvation; deletion confers reduced fitness in saline; contains GTPase sequence motifs and a CxCC metal-binding motif); translated protein: MSALRNIKFNEEEDGELPCLVTGEENNLQEILENVSYDGGNIVSDAKVERVNKQVENTSAGATDVHEKKRIPVSIITGYLGSGKSTLLEKIALKGADKKIAVILNEFGDSSEIEKAMTIKNGSNSYQEWLDLGNGCLCCSLKNIGVKAIEDMVERSPGKIDYILLETSGIADPAPIAKMFWQDEGLNSSVYIDGIITVLDCEHILKCLDDISIDAHWHGDKVGLEGNLTIAHFQLAMADRIIMNKYDTIEHSPEMVKQLKERVREINSIAPMFFTKYSDTPIQNLLDIHAYDSVRISDILDSGSGNGTIHDDRMGTIMLTFRPLKNEEEYNNKFIKQFLQPLLWKNFGAMTVLGGRRRDDGRDWEVQRTKGLILIEGENPIARVIQGVRDTYDVFPGKYDGSNKECKIVLIGKYLEKESIEELLRKTLE
- the BUD17 gene encoding putative pyridoxal kinase BUD17 (Putative pyridoxal kinase; a key enzyme in vitamin B6 metabolism; involved in bud-site selection; diploid mutants display a random rather than a bipolar budding pattern; similarity to yeast BUD16 and human pyridoxal kinase (PDXK)), whose product is MTSTLHTTKKVLSIQSHVIHGYVGNKAATFPLQYRGWDVDVLNTVQFSNHSGYAHFTGFKCSTEELVDIVEKGLIGSLRIKYDAVLSGYLPNVQALQKVAGIVGQLCEGSENVKWILDPVLGDNGRLYVDRECVAVYQDILQNFKIFLATPNQFEMELLVGMSIRTLDDAKQAFKLFHKKYPRVSRIVVTSLELSEFLSNDTYVVAGFDCSASEEIFFYEIPKINAKFSGSGDLISAMLTDSLLGDRRCTQLSLSASLGQVLWLVTSILQKTYDLNIAERGPQDSTIDIKDLKLIQCRDILKQDLIPSIGKPKTIKI
- the CPR8 gene encoding peptidylprolyl isomerase family protein CPR8 (Peptidyl-prolyl cis-trans isomerase (cyclophilin); catalyzes the cis-trans isomerization of peptide bonds N-terminal to proline residues; potential role in the secretory pathway; CPR8 has a paralog, CPR4, that arose from the whole genome duplication) — encoded protein: MKSFFLYLYVAFMFSCITALPLPVDNKRASSDSLDLKKKYAPDPPITHNVNIGIVFTDPESSEEAGRLITIDLYGTMVPKTVMTFCQYVDSVKDRLASRHSYSPERDFDKILPNGAIEGSSVSSSSIEETEMLAPKLPEENHSLIHDRPGRVSMIKDDKGLKFIIETSETPLEGESVVFGQVTAGLKDLMDKLANVKTDENGKPEQPITIGYISSQEHRIQHAKEAHEKYLQRLQDYQNGDLEKGITLKNYLYQGSQRKLEDAKYNQLHHPLPKIMLGISVLLLFYVLAKYRKRIFNRSSKIVSIRED